A single window of Populus nigra chromosome 17, ddPopNigr1.1, whole genome shotgun sequence DNA harbors:
- the LOC133676559 gene encoding uncharacterized protein LOC133676559, protein MEEFLEPSPMTRQKQDLAWKHCQMFKEGKKTYLKCIYCGKMFKGGGIHRLKEHLAGRKGGGPMCRSVPPDVRLWTQQYLDGVIGKQNSQQLKIQEEASIVNLPSSEEGMLSNPFGNFEGTPGTRRKKDVGWKHCEMLRNEKRVQIKCNYCAKLFKGGGIHRFKEHLAGRNSSGVRICTRVPSNVRVLMQQHLSPIVAWQRKKRKSNQEKLHNVHSLPSGEDLDIFADHSDELNTSPEAAAGCNLAEVNSDFLLDEEGTSNENLGKRKSRGGKTTSAIALAAAHDANALMGLGLEKTDNAIHVTMGRFLYDIGASLDALDSSFFQPLIDAVFSGQSGIAAPSHQDFRGRILKSLVEEVKSDIEQHKTRWAKTGCSLLVEEWDSGSGLTLLNFLVYCSKGTVFLKSVDASNLIYSTDGLYELLKQMVLEVGAGNVLQVITNGEEHYVTAGKKLMDTFPSLYWAPCAARCIDQILEDLGKLEWINAVLEQAKSITRFVYNNSAVLNLMRKFTSGSDIVRRGVTHSATNFTALKQMADFKLNLQTMVTSQEWMDCPYSKQPGGLSMVDVISNRSFWSSCISIIRLTNPLMQVLETVSSEKRAAMGYVFSGIYRAKESIKRELVKREDYMVYWNILDHRWEQQWQTPLHAAGFFLNPKFFYSIEEDMHNKILSRMFDCIERLVPGTEVQDKIVKELTLYKNAEGDLGRKMAIRARDTLLPADWWSAYGGACPNLARLAIRILSQTCSSIGCSHNHIHFEKVYRTRNCLQRQRLSDLVFVQYNLRLRQMVDGNKKQIPEDPISFDNISIIEDWITQNDLSLEDYGSSDWMSLVPPSVNTMPLVPSTDESEDVATGFDDFEIFNGLKEV, encoded by the exons ATGGAGGAGTTTCTGGAACCATCACCAATGACACGCCAAAAACAAGACCTGGCATGGAAACATTGCCAAATGTTCAAGGAAGGGAAAAAGACATACTTGAAGTGTATATATTGCGGTAAAATGTTTAAGGGTGGTGGGATTCATAGGCTTAAGGAGCATCTTGCTGGTCGCAAAGGTGGTGGGCCTATGTGCCGAAGTGTTCCACCTGATGTTCGGCTTTGGACGCAGCAGTACCTTGATGGTGTTATAGGGAAGCAGAACAGCCAGCAACTGAAGATTCAGGAAGAAGCAAGCATTGTTAATTTGCCTTCTAGTGAGGAAGGCATGCTTTCAAATCCCTTCGGTAATTTTGAAGGGACTCCAGGAACCCGGAGAAAAAAAGATGTGGGATGGAAGCATTGTGAAATGTTGAGAAATGAGAAACGGGTGCAGATTAAGTGTAATTATTGTGCCAAATTGTTTAAGGGTGGTGGCATTCATAGATTTAAGGAGCACCTTGCTGGTAGAAATAGTAGCGGTGTGCGTATTTGCACACGAGTCCCATCCAATGTCCGGGTTTTGATGCAACAACATTTGAGTCCTATTGTAGCGTGGCAAAGAAAGAAACGGAAATCGAATCAAGAAAAATTACACAATGTTCATTCACTTCCTAGTGGTGAAGATTTAGACATATTTGCTGATCATAGTGATGAGTTGAACACCTCACCTGAAGCTGCTGCTGGCTGCAATTTAGCCGAAgtaaattcagattttttactAGATGAAGAAGGAACAAGCAATGAAAATTTGGGTAAAAGAAAGAGCAGAGGAGGTAAGACAACTTCTGCTATTGCTCTTGCAGCTGCACATGACGCTAATGCTTTAATGGGACTGGGTTTAGAAAAAACAGATAATGCAATCCATGTGACAATGGGGCGGTTCTTGTATGATATAGGAGCTAGTTTAGATGCACTGGATTCGAGTTTTTTCCAGCCATTGATTGATGCAGTATTTTCTGGACAGTCAGGGATTGCTGCACCCTCACATCAAGATTTTCGTGGTCGGATATTGAAGAGTCTGGTCGAAGAAGTAAAAAGTGATATTGAACAACATAAGACAAGATGGGCGAAGACTGGTTGTTCTCTTTTGGTTGAAGAATGGGACTCAGGAAGTGGTTTAACTTTGCTAAATTTTTTGGTGTATTGCTCTAAAGGAacagtatttttaaaatcagtggATGCATCAAATCTTATATACTCAACAGATGGTCTGTATGAATTGCTTAAACAAATGGTGTTGGAAGTTGGAGCTGGAAACGTTTTGCAAGTTATTACCAATGGTGAAGAGCACTATGTCACTGCTGGGAAAAAATTAATGGATACTTTCCCTTCATTGTATTGGGCTCCCTGCGCAGCTCGTTGCATTGATCAGATACTGGAGGATTTAGGAAAACTTGAGTGGATAAATGCAGTGCTTGAACAGGCTAAATCTATCACAAGATTTGTCTACAATAATAGTGCAGTGCTGAACCTGATGAGGAAGTTTACTTCTGGAAGTGACATTGTGCGACGGGGTGTAACACACTCTGCTACTAACTTCACTGCATTGAAACAAATGGCtgatttcaaacttaatttgcAAACTATGGTAACCTCACAGGAGTGGATGGACTGCCCTTATTCAAAGCAACCTGGAGGATTATCAATGGTAGATGTTATAAGTAATCGATCATTTTGGTCTTCATGCATCTCAATCATCCGTTTAACAAATCCTCTCATGCAAGTTTTGGAAACAGTTAGCAGTGAAAAGAGGGCTGCTATGGGATATGTTTTTTCAGGAATATACAGAGCCAAAGAATCCATTAAGAGAGAACTTGTCAAGAGAGAGGATTATATGGTTTACTGGAATATTTTAGATCATAGGTGGGAACAACAATGGCAAACTCCTCTTCATGCTGCGGGTTTCTTCCTTAACCCCAAGTTCTTTTATAGCATTGAAGAAGATATGCACAATAAAATCTTGTCAAGGATGTTTGATTGCATTGAGAGATTGGTTCCTGGTACTGAAGTCCAGGATAAGATTGTCAAAGAGTTAACCTTGTACAAGAATGCCGAAGGAGACCTTGGGAGGAAGATGGCAATTAGAGCTAGAGATACTCTGCTTCCTG CTGATTGGTGGTCTGCCTATGGCGGAGCCTGCCCCAATTTGGCACGTTTAGCTATACGTATTCTCAGCCAAACCTGCAGTTCAATTGGGTGTAGCCATAATCATATTCACTTTGAGAAGGTATATCGCACCAGAAACTGCCTACAGCGCCAACGGCTAAGTGATCTTGTCTTTGTTCAGTACAACCTGCGTCTTAGACAGAT GGTTGATGGAAACAAAAAACAGATTCCCGAGGACCCCATATCATTTGACAATATCAGTATTATTGAAGACTGGATCACACAAAATGATCTTTCCCTAGAAGACTATGGAAGTTCAGATTGGATGTCGCTTGTTCCACCATCTGTTAATACGATGCCATTGGTACCATCAACTGATGAAAGTGAAGATGTTGCTACTG GGTTTGATGATTTTGAGATCTTTAATGGACTGAAGGAAGTTTAA
- the LOC133676558 gene encoding uncharacterized protein LOC133676558, translated as MEGETQVSSDVPVVKVDTNVADPIKVTNGDLPQVEKEGKKEEDETDGEFIKVEKESLDVKDGSHTAEAQSVVEADKPSFVERSLSGSARELLEAQEKMKELEIELERVAAALKHSESENAQMKDEVLLVNEKLDESGKKYEELEISHKKVKEQIIEAEEKYSAQLNSLQEALQAQETKHKELVEVKESFDGITLELEKSRKKMKELEHELEVSSGEAKKFEELHKESGSHAESETQRALEFERLLEAAKQSAKEMEDQMASLQEEVKDLYEKVSENQKVEEALKSTTAELSAANEELAASKSQLLEIEQRLSSKEALIIEITQELDLKKASESQVKEDVFALENLLTATKEDLHAKVSELEGIKLKLQEEINTRESVEAGLKTHEAQVSTVQEELAKVIKEKEALEAAMADLTGNAAQMKELCSELEEKLKTSDDNFCKADSLLSQALSNIAELEQKLKSLEDLHNESGAAAATASQKNLVLEDLIQASNEAAEEAKSQLRELETRFVASERKNVELQQQLNLVELKSSDAEREVREFSEKISELSTALKEVEEEKKQLSSQMEEYQEKISHLESSLNHSSSRNSELEEELRIAEEKCAEHEDRANMHHQRSLELEDSFQTSHSKAEDAGKKANELELLLEAEKYRIKELEEQNSALEKKCMDAEADSNKYSGRISELASEIEAYQAKSSSLEVALQMAGEKEKELTELLNLFTNEKKTLEEASSSSNEKLTEAENLIGVLRNELVVMQERFESIENDLKAAGLKEGDIMVKLKSAEEQLEQQEKLLEEATTRRSELESLHETLTRDSEIKLQEALANFTNRDSEAKSLFEKLNTLEDQVKTYEELIAETTGRSALVKEELDLCVLKMATLETSNEELKSQIVEAETKVSNSFSENELLVETNNQLKSKIDELQELLNSAISEKEATSQQLVSHVSAITEITDKHSRAIELHSATESRMVQAEAQLQEAIQSLALRDTETKDLNEKLNALEGHIKLNEELAHQRAAISESRKVELEESLLKIKHLETVVEELQTKAGHYEKESGGLAEANLKLTQELASYESKLGDLETKLSAILSEKDETVEQLHISKKAVEDLRQQLSDEGQKLQSQISSVMEENNLLNETYQNGKKELQSVIIQLEEELMGQKANEDALKSEIESLKAEVAEKLALQTSLEELKKQLAAAEAQLKEQKEADSHNQLEKDEALKKSLEDFEAKNKEVSHLENQVKELEQKLQVAGAKLLEKGDGSSPAEQKDGLEIKSRDIGAVISTPTKRKSKKKLEAASAQSSSSSQTHTQTADVSPAMTFKIILGVALVSIIIGVYLGKRY; from the exons ATGGAAGGAGAGACTCAAGTCAGTTCAGATGTTCCAGTTGTGAAGGTTGACACCAATGTTGCCGATCCTATTAAG gtaaCAAATGGAGACTTGCCGCAAgtagaaaaggaaggaaaaaaagaagaggatgaAACTGATGGAGAATTCATCAAAGTCGAGAAGGAATCGCTAGATGTGAAGGATGGCTCTCATACAGCTGAGGCGCAATCTGTTGTGGAGGCTGACAAGCCATCTTTTGTGGAAAGAAGTTTAAGTGGTTCGGCCAGAGAATTGCTGGAGGCGCAAGAGAAGATGAAGGAACTTGAAATCGAATTGGAAAGAGTAGCGGCAGCATTAAAGCACTCTGAATCTGAGAATGCACAGATGAAGGATGAGGTCTTGCTGGTCAATGAGAAGTTGGATGAAAGTGGAAAGAAGTATGAGGAGCTTGAAATCAGTCACAAGAAAGTGAAAGAGCAGATAATTGAAGCTGAGGAGAAATACAGTGCACAGCTCAACTCTTTGCAAGAAGCTCTACAAGCACAAGAAACCAAGCATAAGGAATTGGTTGAGGTCAAGGAATCATTTGATGGCATCACCCTTGAGCTCGAGAAGTCgagaaagaagatgaaagaGTTGGAACATGAGCTGGAAGTATCTTCTGGTGAGGCTAAGAAGTTTGAGGAGCTGCACAAAGAAAGTGGTTCACATGCTGAATCCGAAACGCAGAGGGCCTTGGAATTTGAAAGGCTGCTTGAGGCGGCAAAACAGAGTGCAAAAGAAATGGAAGATCAGATGGCTTCTCTTCAGGAGGAGGTCAAGGACCTGTACGAGAAGGTTTCAGAGAATCAGAAAGTTGAAGAGGCACTTAAGAGCACTACAGCAGAACTTTCAGCAGCTAATGAAGAGTTGGCTGCTTCAAAGTCACAGCTGCTGGAAATAGAGCAAAGACTTTCTTCAAAGGAGGCTCTTATCATCGAAATAACCCAGGAATTGGACCTCAAGAAAGCCTCTGAATCTCAGGTGAAGGAAGATGTCTTTGCTCTTGAGAATTTGCTCACTGCAACAAAAGAAGATCTTCACGCAAAGGTTTCCGAGTTGGAAGGGATCAAGCTGAAGTTACAGGAGGAAATCAACACAAGGGAATCAGTTGAGGCTGGGTTAAAAACCCATGAAGCACAGGTCTCAACTGTACAGGAAGAATTGGCTAaagtaataaaagaaaaggaagctcTAGAAGCAGCCATGGCGGATCTCACTGGCAATGCAGCACAGATGAAAGAGTTGTGCAGTGAACTTGAGGAAAAGTTGAAAACTTCAGATGATAATTTCTGTAAAGCAGATTCTCTTTTGTCCCAAGCTTTGTCAAACATTGCCGAGCTAGAACAGAAGTTGAAGTCTCTTGAAGATCTCCACAATGAATCTGGAGCTGCTGCAGCAACTGCCTCTCAAAAAAACCTGGTGCTAGAGGATTTAATCCAAGCTTCAAATGAAGCAGCAGAAGAGGCCAAGTCACAACTGAGAGAGCTCGAGACACGTTTTGTTGCATCAGAGCGGAAGAATGTGGAGCTTCAGCAACAGTTGAATTTGGTTGAACTGAAAAGCAGTGATGCTGAGAGAGAGGTGAGGGAATTCTCAGAGAAAATATCTGAACTCAGTACTGCATTGAAAGAGGtagaggaagaaaagaaacagtTGAGTAGCCAGATGGAGGAATACCAAGAAAAGATTAGCCACCTTGAATCTTCCCTGAATCATTCATCGTCTCGGAATTCAGAGCTTGAGGAAGAGTTGAGAATTGCAGAAGAAAAATGTGCTGAGCATGAGGACCGAGCAAATATGCACCACCAGCGCAGCCTTGAACTTGAAGATTCATTCCAGACATCTCATTCCAAAGCAGAGGATGCTGGGAAAAAGGCAAATGAGTTGGAGTTGCTGCTCGAAGCAGAAAAATACAGAATCAAGGAGCTTGAAGAGCAGAACAGTGCATTAGAAAAGAAATGTATGGATGCAGAAGCAGATTCCAATAAATACTCTGGCAGGATATCTGAACTAGCATCTGAAATTGAGGCATATCAAGCCAAGTCATCAAGCCTTGAAGTTGCTCTGCAGATGGCTGGGGAGAAGGAGAAAGAGCTAACAGAATTGCTGAATTTGTTcacaaatgaaaagaaaacgtTAGAAGAGGCATCAAGCAGTTCCAATGAGAAGCTGACTGAAGCTGAGAATCTTATTGGAGTGTTGCGTAATGAACTAGTCGTGATGCAAGAGAGGTTCGAAAGCATTGAAAACGATCTAAAGGCTGCTGGATTGAAAGAAGGTGATATAATGGTGAAGCTCAAATCTGCAGAGGAGCAACTTGAgcaacaagaaaaattattagagGAAGCCACTACAAGAAGGTCAGAGCTCGAGTCATTACACGAAACCCTAACAAGGGATTCAGAAATCAAACTTCAAGAAGCATTAGCAAACTTCACTAACAGGGATTCTGAGGCAAAATCCTTGTTTGAGAAACTGAATACCCTTGAAGACCAAGTAAAGACCTATGAAGAGCTGATAGCTGAAACAACTGGAAGGTCTGCACTTGTGAAGGAAGAATTGGACTTGTGTGTGTTAAAAATGGCAACTTTGGAAACCTCAAATGAAGAACTCAAAAGTCAGATTGTGGAAGCAGAAACTAAGGTTTCCAACTCCTTCTCAGAGAATGAACTCTTAGTTGAGACAAACAATCAGCTGAAAAGCAAGATCGATGAACTTCAGGAATTGCTAAACTCTGCCATTTCTGAGAAGGAAGCCACATCTCAACAACTTGTTTCGCATGTGAGCGCTATCACAGAAATAACAGACAAACACTCAAGAGCCATAGAACTTCATTCTGCAACCGAGTCACGAATGGTGCAAGCTGAAGCGCAACTACAAGAGGCCATTCAGAGCCTCGCACTGAGGGATACAGAAACAAAGGATTTGAATGAGAAGCTAAATGCACTTGAAGGGCATATAAAATTGAACGAAGAACTGGCTCATCAACGAGCTGCAATTTCTGAATCTCGTAAAGTTGAGCTGGAAGAGAGTCTCCTCAAAATTAAACATCTGGAAACCGTTGTAGAGGAACTGCAAACCAAGGCAGGTCACTATGAAAAAGAGAGTGGAGGGCTAGCTGAGGCGAATTTGAAGCTCACTCAGGAGCTGGCCTCATATGAGTCCAAACTCGGTGATTTGGAGACAAAATTATCTGCAATCCTTTCTGAGAAGGATGAAACAGTTGAGCAGCTTCACATTTCAAAGAAGGCCGTTGAGGATTTGAGGCAGCAGCTCTCTGATGAAGGGCAGAAACTACAGTCTCAG ATATCTTCAGTTATGGAAGAGAACAACCTCCTCAatgaaacatatcaaaatggAAAGAAGGAACTTCAATCAGTGATCATCCAGCTTGAAGAAGAACTGATGGGACAGAAGGCGAATGAAGATGCCTTGAAATCTGAGATTGAAAGTCTCAAGGCTGAGGTTGCTGAGAAGTTGGCATTGCAAACTTCTCTTGAGGAACTTAAGAAACAATTGGCGGCAGCTGAAGCTCAACTAAAAGAACAG AAAGAAGCAGATTCTCACAATCAGCTGGAAAAAGATGAAGCACTGAAGAAATCCCTTGAAGACTTTGAAGCCAAGAACAAAGAAGTGTCACATCTAGAGAACCAAGTGAAGGAACTTGAACAGAAACTGCAAGTGGCTGGCGCTAAATTATTAGAAAAG GGTGATGGAAGCAGTCCGGCTGAACAAAAAGATGGATTGGAGATTAAATCCAGAGACATTGGTGCAGTCATTTCCACTCCCACAAAAAGAAAGAGCAAGAAAAAGTTAGAAGCTGCATCTGCACAATCCTCATCCTCTTCTCAGACTCATACTCAAACTGCAGATGTTTCGCCTGCCATGACCTTTAAAATCATCTTGGGAGTGGCCTTGGTATCTATCATCATTGGCGTGTATCTTGGAAAGCGTTATTAG